A DNA window from Setaria viridis chromosome 2, Setaria_viridis_v4.0, whole genome shotgun sequence contains the following coding sequences:
- the LOC140221882 gene encoding uncharacterized protein codes for MAQLLPDDVLADVLCRVPLRLQGVRGAPSSTPGACCRPRGAPPTTAHPGGGHLLQPRESVEWPPSPLRLLVFSSRTGRWEEMSFLGEGDPMWAAVPGIPTRFRIDQPYSVYWQGSEHFTLGHILQVDDTARWQPAVYCILGFHPYKEVIFLEERSGRAIAFHWNSSKFQHLGKLYPKDYRKHASQLSVIAAFPYTPCWIYRFAQRKQLLARSMLRIRTAVTALGWNFVLLGGRKCTFKSIDDITSSFRFTKISCSF; via the exons ATGGCGCAGCTGCTACCCGACGACGTGCTCGCCGACGTCCTTTGCCGCGTCCCGCTGCGCCTGCAGGGCGTACGTGGCGCGCCGTCGTCGACTCCAGGGGCCTGCTGCCGCCCACGCGGAGCTCCTCCTACCACAGCACACCCCGGTGGGGGGCATCTTCTACAACCTCGCG AATCCGTGGAATGGCCGCCGTCACCACTCAGACTGCTTGTGTTCTCATCAAGAACAGGGCGGTGGGAGGAGATGTCATTTCTTGGGGAAGGAGATCCCATGTGGGCTGCCGTTCCTGGCATTCCAACGAGGTTTCGGATTGACCAACCCTACAGTGTTTATTGGCAAGGATCGGAGCACTTTACGC TGGGACACATTCTCCAAGTAGATGATACAGCCCGGTGGCAGCCAGCAGTATACTGCATCCTTGGATTTCATCCATACAAAGAGGTTATTTTCCTAGAGGAAAGAAGTGGTAGAGCCATAGCCTTTCACTGGAACAGCTCAAAGTTTCAACACTTGGGCAAACTCTACCCAAAAGATTACAGGAAGCACGCGTCACAGCTATCTGTAATAGCAGCTTTCCCGTACACACCATGCTGGATATATAGATTTGCTCAAAGGAAACAGTTATTAGCTAGATCGATGTTGCGTATACGTACTGCAGTTACTGCCTTAGGATGGAACTTTGTATTATTAGGCGGGAGGAAATGTACATTCAAATCAATTGATGACATAACTAGTTCTTTCAGGTTCACAAAAATAAGTTGTTCTTTCTAG